One Nicotiana tomentosiformis chromosome 4, ASM39032v3, whole genome shotgun sequence genomic window carries:
- the LOC104112852 gene encoding transcription factor MYB16-like yields the protein MGRLPCIDKKGFKKGPWTPEEDQKLLAYIEEHGCGSWSDLPPKAGLQRCGRSCRLRWINYLRPNIKRGKFSSEEERTILQLHALLGNRWSAIASLLPNRSDNVVKNYWNTRLKKRLIKMGIDPMTHQPKRDTSQSNKSIASLSHMAEWETARLEAEARLVRNSNKARSRASVVSHFGNKPLSTHIFSAWSTLESYASRMVSNNCVAVNSTTYNNNNNYQPRNFQLPCLDILKAWQMSCTKLPTLNDDINRATFLDGFFNKNLKSPTPSENLLNIEQTVEVGEQLSLPTISCIEEFFLHEDKITQDNDILQTDLTELFPEYDCSQTAENYPGELLESFWESCSGDFENNKSNCNNHFPYLVTSPIGSPLF from the exons ATGGGAAGATTACCATGTATTGATAAAAAAGGGTTCAAGAAAGGGCCATGGACACCTGAGGAAGACCAAAAGCTCTTGGCTTACATTGAGGAACATGGCTGTGGTAGCTGGAGTGATTTGCCTCCTAAAGCTG GGCTTCAGAGATGTGGAAGGAGCTGTAGATTAAGATGGATCAATTATCTAAGGCCAAACATCAAGAGAGGAAAGTTCAGTTCGGAGGAAGAGCGAACCATCTTGCAGCTTCATGCCCTTCTTGGAAACAG ATGGTCAGCGATAGCATCTCTATTGCCAAACAGAAGCGACAATGTGGTAAAGAACTACTGGAACACACGTTTGAAGAAGAGATTAATCAAAATGGGCATTGATCCCATGACTCATCAGCCAAAGAGAGATACAAGTCAATCCAATAAGTCCATTGCAAGCCTCAGTCACATGGCTGAATGGGAAACTGCTAGACTTGAAGCAGAAGCTAGGCTTGTTCGAAACTCCAATAAAGCTCGTTCCCGAGCTTCCGTCGTCAGCCATTTTGGCAATAAACCACTATCTACGCATATATTTTCAGCCTGGAGTACTCTAGAATCTTATGCTTCTCGGATGGTATCGAACAATTGCGTTGCGGTCAACTCCACaacatacaacaataacaacaattatcaacCTCGCAATTTTCAGCTTCCTTGTCTTGACATACTAAAAGCTTGGCAAATGTCTTGCACAAAATTACCAACTTTAAATGACGACATTAATAGGGCAACTTTTCTTGATGGTTTTTTCAACAAAAACCTCAAGTCTCCAACACCATCAGAGAACTTGCTAAATATAGAACAAACTGTGGAAGTTGGTGAACAGTTGTCCTTGCCCACGATTAGCTGCATTGAAGAATTTTTCCTACATGAAGATAAAATAACACAAGACAACGATATTCTCCAAACAGACTTGACAGAGCTTTTCCCAGAATATGATTGTAGCCAAACGGCTGAAAACTACCCAGGTGAGCTGTTGGAAAGTTTTTGGGAAAGCTGCTCTGGGGATTTTGAGAATAACAAGAGTAACTGCAACAATCACTTCCCTTATTTGGTAACTTCACCAATTGGTTCTCCATTATTCTGA